From a region of the Eublepharis macularius isolate TG4126 chromosome 7, MPM_Emac_v1.0, whole genome shotgun sequence genome:
- the INSM1 gene encoding insulinoma-associated protein 1: MPRGFLVKRSRRPTPISYRTRCCCPAAGGEPEPPPQPPGPAAACCEPPEAAPLSVPALPPFGTPEGPSAAAASPAALHSPARAVSEERSLHLGSPVSAESFPAPDALLLGPGGELKLWAAALASGPAPARSPAAKRPQGRKAKAARRLHFEDEVTTSPVLGLRIKEGPPEPASPPPPPPQQAPQQQAPPAGGPGGGPRAGGAARLGEFICQLCKERYPDPLGLAQHKCSRIVRVEYRCPECDKLFSCPANLASHRRWHKPRPPSAPAKPKEEPAKGAGGGGGSGSERDTPSPGSGEAPEELACPRCAKRFRRQSALRKHLPVHQPPPPAPAPAEEGPAAAAALSLAPEGHPCPVCGEPFPSKSGQERHLRLLHAAQAFPCKYCPATFYSSPGLTRHINKCHPSENRQVILLQVPVRPAC; encoded by the coding sequence ATGCCCCGCGGCTTCCTGGTGAAGAGGAGCCGCCGCCCCACGCCCATCTCCTACCGGACGCGCTGCTGCTGCCCGGCGGCGGGAGGGGAGCCGGAGCCGCCGCCGCAGCCCCCCGGGCCGGCCGCGGCCTGCTGCGAGCCCCCCGAGGCGGCGCCGCTCTCCGTGCCGGCCCTGCCGCCCTTCGGCACCCCCGAGGGCCCCTCGGCCGCTGCCGCCTCCCCGGCGGCCCTGCACAGCCCGGCGCGGGCGGTCAGCGAGGAGCGCAGCCTGCACCTGGGCTCGCCCGTCTCGGCCGAGTCCTTCCCGGCGCCCGACGCGCTGCTGCTGGGGCCCGGCGGCGAGCTGAAGCTCTGGGCCGCCGCCCTCGCTAGCGGCCCGGCGCCGGCGCGCAGCCCCGCCGCCAAGCGGCCGCAGGGCAGGAAGGCCAAGGCGGCGCGCCGGCTGCACTTCGAGGACGAGGTGACCACGTCGCCGGTGCTGGGGCTGCGCATCAAGGAGGGCCCGCCCGAGCCCGCctcgcccccgccgccgccgccgcagcagGCCCCGCAGCAGCAGGCCCCGCCGGCGGGCGGGCCGGGCGGGGGGCCGCGGGCgggcggcgcggcgcggctgggcgAGTTCATCTGCCAGCTGTGCAAGGAGCGCTACCCGGACCCGCTGGGCCTGGCGCAGCACAAGTGCTCGCGCATCGTGCGCGTCGAGTACCGCTGCCCCGAGTGCGACAAGCTCTTCAGCTGCCCGGCCAACCTGGCCTCGCACCGCCGCTGGCACAAGCCGCGCCCGCCCAGCGCGCCCGCCAAGCCCAAGGAGGAGCCGGCCAAgggcgcgggcggcggcggcggcagcggcagcgagcGGGACACGCCGAGCCCCGGCAGCGGAGAGGCGCCCGAGGAGCTGGCCTGCCCGCGCTGCGCCAAGCGCTTCCGCCGCCAGAGCGCCCTGCGCAAGCACCTGCCCGTCCACCAGCCGCCGCCCCCGGCGCCCGCCCCGGCCGAAGAGGGccccgcggcggcggcggcgctgagCCTGGCCCCGGAGGGCCACCCGTGCCCGGTGTGCGGCGAGCCCTTCCCCAGCAAGAGCGGCCAGGAGCGCCACCTGCGCCTGCTGCACGCCGCCCAGGCCTTCCCCTGCAAGTACTGTCCGGCCACCTTCTACAGCTCGCCGGGCCTCACCCGGCACATCAACAAGTGCCACCCGTCGGAGAACCGGCAGGTCATCCTGCTCCAGGTGCCCGTCCGGCCCGCCTGCTAG
- the LOC129333321 gene encoding collagen alpha-1(I) chain-like: MAETGGLLELGNPVRAPASFRPVLLDGDCGPSAFGSGSGWPRESGGESARGLPGTKRRLPLAPGPLFLPSGAPRRPPPPRAGAAPCEGPPGRRGQPAPSRPRSPSGSPEGLPEAPPLVCLGARRRRPALGPRRGGGTRLGSSAAPSAAPPLRSPRRSKGRPEAAALPGQRGRGRPPGPQSRLAGPKPPPPGRPGAKQGQP, translated from the exons ATGGCCGAGACTGGAGGGCTCCTAGAACTGGGAAA CCCCGTCCGTGCCCCGGCAAGCTTTCGGCCGGTCCTGCTCGACGGCGACTGCGGGCCTTCGGCTTTCGGTTCGGGCTCCGGCTGGCCCCGGGAGAGCGGCGGCGAAAGTGCCCGGGGTCTGCCGGGGACGAAAAGGCGGCTGCCTCTCGCCCCCGGGCCGCTCTTTCTGCCCTCGGGAGCTCCTCgtcgcccgccccccccccgggccggAGCGGCTCCCTGCGAGGGCCCACCTGGCAGGCGAGGGCAGCCCGCCCCGTCCCGGCCACGGAGCCCGTCAGGCTCCCCGGAGGGGCTGCCCGAGGCGCCGCCGCTCGTCTGCCTCGGAGCCCGCAGGCGGCGCCCCGCACTCGGGCCCCGGCGAGGAGGGGGGACCCGCCTCGGCTCCTCCGCAGCGCCCTCCGCGGCGCCGCCGCTCCGCTCCCCGCGGCGCAGCAAAGGGCGGCCCGAAGCAGCCGCTCTGCCCGGGCAGCGGGGAAGGGGCCGCCCTCCGGGACCCCAAAGCCGCTTGGCCGGgccgaagcccccccccccggggcgcCCGGGAGCGAAGCAGGGgcagccctga